One window from the genome of Paraclostridium sordellii encodes:
- a CDS encoding ABC transporter permease, with protein sequence MYSLKMIIKDLIKNKLRNSLNIIIMIIIISSVLISEIVNVSTNIILSSYKKKFESEVQIIVDQEKLTDSSFNKLLSQSKWITSKEYLNFSKSKYVKKAFFTGNMAVNIEELNFKKDNINQRIEYDVKQPSSDLIKRKIQSQDETLDISNDTSFINGFVRGYSNDYKDMIPNINIKNGSMFKNDNECIVSESFLKENKFKLGDKITISNGKDNEKLVLKIVGSYEKSNKNFNENEITALDTGINNEVITTYNTLANYDNNLKSPYPLVYTNAKFILNSYKDRSKFEKELREKGLSNLYKFAIDENTYRKVIEPIEYVHNISFIFTLGALILGALILFIISMLSTNNIKYDIGVFRNFGIPKLKIAKKFLYQSILMTFICLVIGSGICVVSVKPVSNYIYEYQNHVDKNIDITLDKSVVYKDLNNTDTKKEIDSIKVKIDKDFISKIIILSILLSLLTSIVAIYNTIIYKPIEIIDDRN encoded by the coding sequence ATGTATAGTTTAAAAATGATAATTAAAGATTTAATAAAAAATAAATTACGTAATTCACTTAATATAATAATAATGATAATAATTATATCTTCAGTCTTAATTTCAGAAATAGTAAATGTTAGTACAAATATAATTTTATCAAGTTATAAGAAAAAATTTGAATCAGAAGTACAAATTATTGTAGATCAAGAAAAATTAACTGATAGTTCATTTAATAAACTATTAAGTCAAAGCAAATGGATAACGTCTAAAGAGTATTTGAATTTTTCAAAATCTAAATATGTAAAAAAAGCATTTTTTACAGGTAATATGGCTGTAAACATCGAAGAATTAAATTTTAAAAAAGATAATATTAATCAACGAATAGAATATGACGTTAAACAGCCATCAAGTGATTTAATTAAAAGGAAAATACAGTCTCAAGATGAAACATTAGATATTTCTAATGATACTTCATTTATAAATGGATTTGTTAGGGGATACTCAAATGATTATAAAGATATGATACCTAATATAAATATAAAAAATGGTAGTATGTTTAAAAATGATAATGAATGTATAGTAAGTGAATCATTTTTAAAAGAAAACAAATTTAAATTAGGGGATAAAATAACAATATCAAATGGAAAAGATAACGAAAAATTAGTATTAAAAATAGTAGGTTCATATGAAAAGTCAAATAAAAATTTTAATGAAAATGAGATTACAGCTTTAGATACAGGAATTAATAATGAGGTAATAACTACTTATAACACATTAGCTAATTATGATAATAATTTAAAGTCTCCATACCCTCTTGTATATACAAATGCTAAATTTATATTAAATAGTTATAAAGATAGATCAAAATTTGAAAAAGAGTTAAGAGAAAAAGGGTTAAGCAATTTATATAAATTTGCTATAGATGAAAATACATACAGAAAAGTTATAGAACCTATAGAATATGTACATAACATATCATTTATATTTACCTTAGGAGCATTGATACTAGGAGCATTGATACTATTTATCATATCTATGTTATCTACAAATAATATAAAATACGATATAGGTGTTTTTAGAAATTTTGGGATACCAAAGTTAAAAATAGCAAAAAAATTCTTATATCAAAGTATATTAATGACCTTTATATGCTTAGTAATTGGAAGTGGAATTTGTGTAGTTTCAGTTAAACCTGTTTCAAATTATATTTATGAATACCAAAATCATGTTGATAAAAATATAGATATTACTTTAGATAAAAGTGTAGTATATAAGGATTTAAATAATACTGATACAAAAAAAGAAATAGATAGTATTAAAGTAAAAATAGATAAAGACTTTATATCAAAAATTATAATTTTAAGTATTTTATTAAGCTTACTTACAAGTATAGTTGCTATATACAATACTATAATTTATAAACCTATAGAAATAATTGATGATAGAAATTAG
- a CDS encoding ATP-binding cassette domain-containing protein, with protein sequence MTILKLEDLKYKFEGSNRYILKNINIEFEKGKIYSIIGNNESDKSTLLSIIAGLDVCTSGNIYFKENNIKNLKLDLYRFNHVGTIFKDYNFLKNVTVIDNILISMDLKKGTEKNKRQLIYDIMEKLNIDKEKLFYKSNKLSYIDSIMLSIVRVIANDTDIIIMDNITEDIDEENEINIMEIMSRLAYENNKCIIISTNSKVVTSYTDEVWGLSNGTLMYIKGKEH encoded by the coding sequence ATGACAATACTAAAACTTGAAGATTTAAAATATAAATTTGAAGGCAGTAATAGATATATATTAAAGAATATTAATATTGAATTTGAAAAAGGTAAAATATATTCAATAATAGGTAATAATGAATCGGATAAAAGTACACTATTGTCTATAATAGCTGGATTAGATGTATGTACAAGTGGAAATATATATTTTAAAGAAAACAATATAAAAAATTTAAAACTAGATTTGTATAGATTTAATCATGTAGGAACTATATTTAAAGATTATAATTTTTTGAAAAATGTAACTGTTATTGATAATATACTTATATCTATGGATTTAAAAAAAGGTACGGAAAAAAATAAAAGACAACTGATTTATGATATTATGGAAAAATTAAATATAGACAAAGAGAAACTTTTTTATAAATCTAATAAATTATCTTATATAGATAGTATTATGCTATCTATTGTTAGAGTAATAGCCAATGATACTGACATTATAATAATGGATAACATAACTGAAGATATTGATGAAGAAAATGAAATTAATATAATGGAAATTATGTCAAGATTAGCTTATGAAAATAATAAGTGTATAATAATTTCAACGAATTCAAAAGTAGTAACTTCCTATACAGATGAAGTATGGGGTTTAAGTAATGGGACTTTAATGTATATAAAAGGAAAAGAACATTAA
- a CDS encoding YHYH domain-containing protein has product MKKRFIIFASALMICSQALIVDAHPGRTDASGGHRDNKNRSGLGPYHYHCGGHPAHLHTNGCPYQGGGSNSSDESSATSQGSGSSNTQTQPTGPSKESIEEKGTNNGYNDGYQLNTKNEYGYTGSYESEYRQAYNEAYQKGKLKIEKEKSEASQKGYKDGKENNHDNTYTQETVVKAYEESYSRGNEEYKENKKKEYESLGIKDCEENKKMRTFEDNVDSLYIDAYKKAYEDRHIELKNEEFKAKGYTDGIINKPNKNIDEKFKNSYEEGYKKGNEDREEMLESAYNQGYEGETLKIDKKFEPIKSEIESKYNEGKKTSKNDKVAVAGIIVVGGAAGFTIYKKKKSKRNA; this is encoded by the coding sequence ATGAAAAAAAGATTTATAATATTTGCATCAGCACTTATGATATGCTCTCAAGCTTTAATAGTAGATGCACATCCAGGAAGAACGGACGCATCAGGAGGTCACAGAGACAATAAAAACAGATCAGGATTAGGTCCATATCATTATCACTGTGGAGGACACCCAGCACACTTACATACAAACGGATGTCCATATCAAGGTGGAGGTTCAAACTCATCAGATGAAAGTTCAGCAACTTCTCAAGGCTCAGGTAGTTCTAATACTCAAACACAACCAACTGGTCCATCAAAAGAAAGTATAGAAGAAAAAGGAACAAACAATGGATATAATGATGGTTATCAATTAAATACAAAAAACGAATATGGTTATACAGGAAGTTACGAATCAGAATATAGACAAGCCTATAACGAAGCTTATCAAAAGGGAAAATTAAAAATTGAAAAAGAAAAGTCAGAAGCATCGCAAAAAGGATATAAAGACGGAAAAGAAAATAACCACGATAATACATATACACAAGAAACAGTTGTAAAAGCTTACGAGGAAAGTTATTCTAGAGGGAATGAAGAATATAAAGAAAACAAGAAAAAAGAATATGAATCCCTTGGAATAAAAGATTGTGAAGAAAATAAAAAAATGAGAACATTTGAAGATAATGTAGACTCTTTATATATAGATGCTTATAAAAAAGCTTATGAAGATAGACATATAGAACTTAAAAATGAAGAATTCAAAGCTAAAGGCTACACAGATGGAATTATAAATAAACCTAACAAAAATATAGACGAAAAATTTAAAAATAGCTATGAAGAAGGCTACAAAAAAGGTAATGAAGATAGAGAAGAAATGCTAGAGTCTGCTTATAACCAAGGCTATGAAGGTGAAACTTTAAAAATTGATAAAAAGTTTGAACCAATAAAATCAGAAATAGAATCAAAGTACAATGAAGGTAAAAAAACAAGTAAAAATGACAAAGTAGCAGTAGCTGGAATAATAGTAGTTGGAGGAGCAGCTGGTTTTACAATTTATAAAAAGAAAAAATCTAAAAGAAATGCTTAA
- a CDS encoding sulfite exporter TauE/SafE family protein — protein sequence MINVIRILLGAFTAFFTFNYVKDVSKAKAKNEFEDIPAIKSAATGFVTDFFDTLGIGSFAPTVAMFNALKMNISDRLIPGTLNVCHTIPVVLEAFIFTTVIEVDPLTLISLIAAAVVGSYLGAGVISKMDERKIQIIMGLALAVTAVLMLLAQLGLMPGGGVATGLTGAKLVIGIIGNFILGALMTAGVGLYSPCMAMVYFLGMSPDVAFPIMMGSCAMLMPIASTKFIKENAYAKKTSLFITIGGVVGVLIAAFIVKSMPMNILKWVVIFVISYTSYTMLRKAFSSKTK from the coding sequence ATGATTAATGTAATAAGAATTTTGCTAGGTGCATTTACTGCCTTCTTTACTTTCAATTATGTAAAAGATGTATCAAAAGCAAAGGCTAAAAATGAGTTTGAAGACATACCTGCAATAAAGTCAGCAGCAACAGGATTTGTAACAGATTTTTTTGATACATTGGGAATAGGTTCTTTTGCACCTACAGTTGCTATGTTTAATGCTTTAAAAATGAATATTTCAGATAGATTGATACCTGGAACGTTAAATGTATGTCATACAATACCAGTTGTACTAGAAGCATTTATATTTACAACAGTTATAGAAGTTGACCCACTAACATTAATAAGTTTAATTGCAGCAGCAGTAGTGGGTTCCTATCTTGGAGCTGGAGTAATATCGAAAATGGATGAGAGAAAAATCCAAATAATAATGGGGCTTGCACTTGCAGTAACTGCAGTACTTATGTTATTAGCACAACTTGGATTAATGCCAGGAGGAGGAGTAGCTACAGGATTAACAGGAGCAAAACTTGTAATAGGTATAATAGGTAACTTTATATTAGGAGCATTAATGACAGCGGGGGTTGGATTATATTCTCCATGTATGGCTATGGTATATTTCTTAGGAATGTCACCAGATGTAGCTTTCCCTATAATGATGGGATCTTGTGCAATGCTTATGCCAATAGCAAGTACTAAGTTTATAAAAGAGAATGCTTATGCAAAGAAAACTTCTTTATTTATAACTATAGGTGGAGTAGTAGGTGTTTTAATAGCTGCATTTATAGTTAAATCAATGCCTATGAATATATTAAAATGGGTTGTTATATTTGTAATATCTTATACTTCATACACTATGTTAAGAAAGGCATTTTCTTCAAAAACAAAGTAA
- a CDS encoding FUSC family protein — protein MKIDKKQIISTTIMFIVIVLAIVGFKSVFGDANTLVGVAGITAALSLLGTDYTINPIRNTIGFIGLEVLLGVGAYLSSTNAVLGLIITFIVIFFILYSFTYNTKKPTYVAFTLGYLFMLYTPVSLEQLPLRLEGLAFCGLAIMILQFIANKNKLKKGSKTIIKDSINIIDKEISLMIKNEDLDSLKNLNDKVYSNVRNLSSDIYRRIDKDVDLPMNLMQALFVSNFLESINLTLDKIRKDKDFDKGYEESLKNIKKLLSNVSDFIDNSITVDTMTDKIKEYLNENKDINSKYYLTYELHDAASILKHDLNNTKDGDVSKVSKKYFLTNFLGKLNELKNNMHKDSLKFTFALRGALLTSIGVFIVSAFDIEYGKWLVFSLSSVVQPYLESGKLKGKDRLIGTIIGLLVFEILFFIVKDPSGRTLIILAVGYLSNYQTRYRYQMICTTISALGSAALSTGNIETLSIDRIIFVITGTVIALYANKFILPYKMTDVTKNEVDKSIKLNENIVKKLYELGKTKSNTDKELKELLVVNELINKKIGANNATLLSDKINDFLYNQRIFMNEVRFLVNNFRKFNKRDGNHLKLFEEIDLLNKKDNITKEDAINYFDHIKDNFSKLILVDIIEIKENIQNSRNLFVEIEKEI, from the coding sequence ATGAAAATTGACAAAAAGCAGATTATATCTACTACTATAATGTTTATAGTTATAGTTTTAGCTATAGTTGGTTTTAAATCTGTATTTGGAGATGCAAATACCTTAGTTGGTGTAGCTGGGATTACAGCTGCTTTATCACTTTTAGGAACGGACTATACCATAAATCCTATAAGAAATACTATAGGATTTATAGGACTTGAAGTATTACTTGGAGTTGGTGCTTACTTATCTTCAACTAATGCAGTATTAGGATTAATAATTACATTTATAGTAATATTTTTTATACTATATTCATTTACCTATAATACTAAAAAGCCTACATATGTAGCTTTTACCTTAGGTTATTTATTTATGCTATATACACCAGTAAGTTTAGAACAATTACCTCTTAGATTAGAGGGACTTGCATTTTGTGGTTTAGCTATAATGATATTACAGTTTATAGCTAATAAAAATAAACTTAAAAAAGGTTCAAAAACTATTATAAAAGACTCTATAAATATCATAGATAAAGAAATATCACTTATGATTAAAAATGAAGATTTAGATTCATTAAAGAATTTAAATGATAAAGTATACTCAAATGTAAGAAATTTATCATCAGATATATACAGAAGAATAGATAAAGATGTAGATTTGCCAATGAATCTTATGCAAGCTTTATTTGTAAGTAATTTTTTAGAAAGCATAAATTTAACTTTAGATAAAATAAGAAAAGATAAAGATTTTGATAAGGGTTATGAAGAATCTCTAAAAAATATTAAAAAATTATTATCAAATGTCAGTGATTTTATAGACAATAGCATAACTGTAGATACAATGACAGATAAAATAAAAGAATATCTAAATGAAAATAAAGATATTAACTCAAAATATTATTTAACTTATGAACTTCACGATGCTGCAAGTATTTTAAAACACGATTTAAATAATACAAAGGACGGGGACGTTTCAAAAGTTAGTAAAAAATACTTTTTAACTAATTTTTTAGGTAAATTAAATGAACTTAAAAATAATATGCACAAAGATTCACTTAAATTTACTTTTGCACTAAGAGGCGCTCTATTAACTAGTATAGGTGTATTTATAGTAAGTGCCTTTGATATAGAATATGGAAAATGGTTAGTATTTAGTTTATCTTCAGTAGTTCAACCATACCTTGAATCAGGTAAATTAAAAGGTAAAGATAGACTTATAGGTACTATAATAGGTTTATTAGTATTTGAAATATTATTTTTTATAGTAAAAGATCCATCAGGAAGAACTCTTATTATACTTGCTGTTGGATACTTAAGTAACTACCAAACAAGATACAGATATCAAATGATATGCACTACTATATCAGCACTTGGTTCAGCAGCATTATCAACTGGAAATATAGAAACTTTATCAATAGATAGAATTATATTTGTAATTACAGGTACTGTAATAGCTTTATATGCAAATAAATTTATACTTCCTTATAAAATGACTGATGTTACTAAAAATGAAGTTGACAAATCTATAAAATTGAATGAAAATATAGTTAAGAAATTGTATGAACTAGGTAAAACTAAATCAAATACAGATAAAGAATTAAAAGAACTTTTAGTAGTAAATGAGCTAATTAATAAAAAAATTGGAGCTAATAATGCAACCTTATTATCAGATAAAATTAATGACTTTTTATACAATCAACGCATATTTATGAATGAGGTGAGATTTTTAGTAAACAATTTTAGAAAGTTTAATAAAAGAGATGGAAACCATTTAAAATTATTTGAAGAAATAGATTTATTAAATAAAAAAGATAATATTACAAAAGAAGATGCTATAAACTATTTTGACCATATAAAAGATAATTTTAGCAAACTTATTTTAGTAGATATTATAGAAATAAAAGAGAATATACAAAACTCAAGAAATCTATTTGTAGAAATAGAAAAAGAGATATAA
- a CDS encoding LURP-one-related/scramblase family protein has product MKYYMKSKIFKLKEDFWIINEYKEKVFFVDTKLLTLGLRFDLIKDDNIIYSVKENLLAFLGKYEIIESGKVIGHVSRKLTFVKDKLKVDSKYGELLIKGDILDYNYKIYKDGKEIATIIKEFFSITDNYYIDIDFEDEAFILALVVIVDDVIDKQRNRN; this is encoded by the coding sequence ATGAAATACTATATGAAATCTAAAATTTTTAAATTAAAAGAAGATTTTTGGATTATAAATGAGTATAAAGAAAAAGTATTTTTTGTAGATACTAAGCTTTTAACACTAGGTCTACGTTTTGATTTAATAAAAGATGATAATATTATATATTCAGTTAAGGAAAACTTACTGGCTTTTTTGGGAAAATACGAAATAATAGAATCTGGAAAAGTTATTGGACATGTAAGTCGTAAATTAACATTTGTAAAAGATAAATTAAAAGTAGATAGTAAATATGGAGAGCTTTTGATAAAAGGAGATATACTTGATTATAATTATAAAATTTATAAAGACGGTAAAGAAATAGCCACTATAATCAAAGAATTTTTCTCTATAACAGATAACTATTATATAGATATAGATTTTGAAGATGAAGCTTTTATATTAGCTTTAGTTGTAATTGTTGATGATGTTATTGATAAACAAAGAAATCGTAATTAA
- a CDS encoding DUF4878 domain-containing protein, protein MKNKIKLMLMIVLSMTILTACGGDSPTKVVDSYFKELKSGKNTQAANHLFANVENKEDKGDKKDSKIDKNTEEAVKLYLSKLDVKVLSEKIDGDKATVEVEVKGLNFAQLMVEVIQDNLANVFGGEQPTDDQLNAQLLEKVKNGKPQTRKGKINLTKSDKGWQINQDENLTSLVLGGME, encoded by the coding sequence ATGAAAAACAAAATTAAATTAATGCTAATGATAGTTTTATCAATGACTATATTGACAGCTTGTGGAGGAGATAGTCCTACAAAGGTTGTAGATTCTTATTTTAAAGAATTAAAATCTGGAAAAAATACACAAGCAGCTAATCACTTATTTGCTAATGTTGAAAATAAAGAAGATAAAGGTGATAAAAAAGATTCAAAGATAGATAAAAACACAGAAGAGGCTGTTAAACTATATTTATCAAAGCTAGATGTAAAAGTATTATCTGAAAAAATTGATGGAGATAAGGCTACAGTAGAAGTTGAAGTAAAAGGATTAAATTTTGCTCAACTTATGGTAGAAGTTATACAAGATAACTTAGCTAATGTATTTGGAGGAGAACAACCTACTGATGATCAGTTAAATGCTCAATTATTAGAAAAAGTTAAAAATGGAAAACCTCAAACTAGAAAAGGAAAAATTAATTTAACTAAATCTGATAAAGGTTGGCAAATAAATCAAGATGAAAATTTAACAAGTTTAGTACTTGGTGGAATGGAATAA
- a CDS encoding DUF4825 domain-containing protein: MKKWFLPFVITFLLLVGCKGVSKLSIFNNITDMSEVKYEKISKYKNSYVGDNNAVGNILYNLPGNNYHVGFKLKTDKKPYSITVNYNYSKYHPMDFKYICEKNALVMFSLIPNADEIVFNVSTDSYSHKREDLEKSHTKDLSTIVESKESWKAFLASKHIKKEVAY; encoded by the coding sequence TTGAAAAAGTGGTTTTTGCCTTTTGTAATTACTTTTTTATTATTAGTTGGATGTAAAGGTGTGAGTAAACTTAGTATTTTCAATAATATTACGGATATGTCTGAAGTTAAATATGAGAAAATCTCAAAATATAAGAATTCTTACGTTGGGGATAATAATGCAGTTGGTAATATTCTTTATAATTTACCGGGGAATAACTACCATGTAGGGTTTAAATTAAAAACCGATAAAAAACCTTACTCAATAACTGTTAATTATAATTATAGTAAATATCATCCAATGGATTTTAAATATATTTGTGAAAAAAATGCCTTAGTTATGTTTTCTCTTATACCTAATGCAGATGAAATAGTTTTTAATGTGAGTACTGATAGCTATTCTCACAAAAGAGAAGACCTTGAAAAATCCCACACTAAGGATTTGTCTACCATAGTAGAAAGCAAAGAGTCTTGGAAAGCATTTTTAGCATCTAAACATATAAAAAAAGAAGTGGCTTATTAA
- a CDS encoding tryptophan transporter — translation MKTRKLTINSILLAIGLILHQITPTLLIPMQPDFSVAMLIVIILLNKNDYKTCIISCIVTGVFTALTTKFPGGQVPNFLDKLVTANLIYIIINLFYKVKAFDRLLEHKKEALLSTLIFPIGTLISGTTFLYIASFIVGLPASFLTLFITVVLPTCFLNLFVGIFLYKTIKISIKRFSVKDF, via the coding sequence ATGAAAACAAGAAAATTAACAATAAATTCAATACTTTTAGCTATAGGTTTAATACTTCATCAAATAACTCCTACGCTTTTGATACCTATGCAACCAGATTTTTCAGTAGCTATGTTAATAGTTATAATACTTTTAAATAAAAATGATTATAAAACTTGTATTATTTCTTGTATTGTAACTGGTGTTTTTACAGCTTTAACAACAAAATTTCCAGGTGGTCAAGTTCCAAATTTCTTAGATAAATTGGTTACTGCTAATTTAATTTATATAATTATTAATTTATTTTATAAAGTAAAAGCTTTTGATAGACTGTTAGAACATAAAAAAGAAGCTTTACTAAGTACTTTAATATTTCCTATTGGTACTTTAATAAGTGGAACTACATTTTTATACATTGCAAGTTTTATAGTTGGTCTCCCAGCATCTTTTTTAACTTTATTTATTACAGTAGTTTTACCTACTTGTTTTTTAAATTTATTCGTTGGAATATTTTTATATAAGACTATTAAAATTTCTATTAAGAGATTTTCTGTTAAAGATTTTTAA